ATTTCAATCTTCAACAAGGATAGGCCTATACCAGTTCCACAACGGCCCCAGACAAAAGAGGGCGTTTGTTATCCTTAATAAAGTTTCTTTTCGCCAAACATTGAAAAGGAATATTATTTTCTTCAAATAGCTTTCATTTAATTCTTATTTTTTGTTATGTTGtaatatttggaaaaaaaaagtATTTCTAAGGTAACTAAATGAGTTTTGATTAATTGTATTGCATTTTATTGTGTTCATCTTTATCATTAACACATGTAAGACACTGTCTTTAAATTTGAAATTGCACTAGGAAACTTGTGACAGAAGATGTAGGGAAATGATGTAGATGGAAAAAACAAACATTGGAAACATGCCGAATCTAATATAAAAGCGACAGTGAGTGATTTATTCCCGGTGGATTTTTTTGTCCATGCAAAATATAGTAAGAAATGAATTGAGATAAAGGTAGAAAAATCGAGGGAtactaaaatctaaaaatttgtaCATAACTAAGAACAATAGTAACAACTGGAAAAATAAGTTAGAAACTCTTGTCACATTCTAAAAGTTCAAGCAGGGTTTAAAGGTATTACATTTTAGATAAAGTAATGATGTAATTTAAGCACGGGCAGGGGCTTGAAAGTCTCTGATGGTTACATAGACTATGGAATGAGCTGCAATAGAGATGGGCGTGGAAGCATTGACAAGCTTTGGTTCCATCGTCGGAATGTCGAATGTTTCTGTTGGGACCATTGGAACGTCATTTAGCAACACGATTTGACCTTGTATATTTCCAGCTAGCGCAGCCAAATGATACTCCTCTCTATCCTTGGAACCTCTAAATTCAGGCTTCGCAACATCCGTGGATCTCGAATTACGACTCTGGTGCTCGTAATTTGGAAGGGTGACGTTGAACGAGCTATCTTTCGACAAGTTAAGAAAAATGATAGAAATCCCAGGCTACAAGAGAGAAAATGATGCTAATAACatttaataaaagtaaataatttgaTAAACGAAAAGTTCATTCTATCAAAGTTGGCTTACCTTTTTCTTCGCACAGTGAGCATATACACGCAAATTTGGGTTAGACTCTTGAGTTACGGCAAGTACAAGACTTCCATAAGTCGGTTCCATAGAAGTGCACTAGAAACGAAACAAATTAATAAGATGAATTATGTTGGTTCTTTGTATGGAAAAAAAAACGATAAGGCTCACACTATACGTGTGAAGATACGGACCCGTAGTGTCTGGATTGGGAATAGATGTTGTAGTATTAAGTAAAGCATAATTTCCACCGATTAGAGTTTGCCTGCAGAAGACCTTGTGATTGTAGGTTGAAGCCATTCCCAATTGATCAAGATACCTGTTAAGGGAGAAAAGTTCAACCTCGT
The Gossypium arboreum isolate Shixiya-1 unplaced genomic scaffold, ASM2569848v2 Contig00312, whole genome shotgun sequence DNA segment above includes these coding regions:
- the LOC128288885 gene encoding heparanase-like protein 1, whose protein sequence is MITKIQDPSYLNQVAQTYKGVLNIVNKLKPQSGAWVSKSGGALHGGAKDLSPTFADGFWYLDQLGMASTYNHKVFCRQTLIGGNYALLNTTTSIPNPDTTGPYLHTYSCTSMEPTYGSLVLAVTQESNPNLRVYAHCAKKKPGISIIFLNLSKDSSFNVTLPNYEHQSRNSRSTDVAKPEFRGSKDREEYHLAALAGNIQGQIVLLNDVPMVPTETFDIPTMEPKLVNASTPISIAAHSIVYVTIRDFQAPARA